In Trichocoleus desertorum ATA4-8-CV12, a genomic segment contains:
- a CDS encoding YciI family protein, with amino-acid sequence MKYMLLIYMDENALSETEREHCYVESAQLAQELNAKGQYLATAPLHPVATATSIRVRDGKSLVTDGPFAETREQLGGFFLIDAQDLDETIAIATRIPGARVGTVEIRPVLEIVGLPAH; translated from the coding sequence ATGAAATACATGCTGCTGATCTACATGGACGAAAACGCCCTGAGCGAAACCGAGCGAGAGCATTGCTATGTAGAATCCGCCCAACTCGCACAGGAACTCAACGCCAAGGGTCAGTATTTGGCGACCGCTCCACTCCATCCCGTGGCAACAGCAACCAGTATCCGCGTTCGCGACGGTAAATCACTCGTGACTGATGGACCGTTTGCTGAAACCCGCGAACAATTGGGTGGATTTTTTCTGATTGATGCTCAGGATCTCGATGAGACGATCGCGATCGCCACCCGCATCCCAGGAGCGCGAGTTGGCACGGTCGAGATTCGTCCTGTTCTTGAAATTGTGGGATTACCAGCGCATTGA